In Eubalaena glacialis isolate mEubGla1 chromosome 4, mEubGla1.1.hap2.+ XY, whole genome shotgun sequence, one DNA window encodes the following:
- the STARD4 gene encoding stAR-related lipid transfer protein 4 isoform X2 encodes MQLFWRLNLKTLSSSTTALKMTSGELLRKCFKAQGVIDDVVNSVIDHIRPGPCRLDWDSLMTSLDILEYFEENCCVMRYTTAGQLWNIISPREFVDFSYTVDYKEGLLSCGISLDWSEKRSEFVRGYNHPCGWFCVPLKDSPNRSLLTGYIQTDLRGMIPQSAVDTAMASTLINFYGDLQKALQKA; translated from the exons ATGCAGCTGTTTTGGCGACTAAACTTAAAAACACTCTCATCCAGTACCACAGCCTTGAAGATGACAAGTGGCGAGTtgctaagaaaatg CTTCAAAGCCCAAGGTGTTATAGACGATGTCGTCAATAGTGTAATAGACCATATACGCCCAGGTCCCTGTCGCTTGGATTGGGACAGCTTAATGACCTCATTGGATATTTTGGAGTACTTTGAAGAG AATTGCTGTGTGATGCGTTATACTACTGCTGGTCAGCTTTGGAATATAATTTCCCCAAGAGAGTTTGTTGACTTCTCCTATACTGTGGACTATAAAGAAGGGCTTTTATCCTGTG GGATAAGTCTTGACTGGAGTGAAAAGAGATCAGAATTTGTTCGTGGATATAACCATCCCTGTGGTTGGTTTTGTGTTCCTCTTAAAGACAGTCCAAACCGGAGTCTTTTGACAGGCTATATTCAGACGGATCTGCGTGGAATGATTCCCCAGTCTGCAGTAGATACAGCCATGGCAAGCACTTTAATCAACTTCTATGGTGATTTACAAAAAGCCTTACAAAAGGCATAA
- the STARD4 gene encoding stAR-related lipid transfer protein 4 isoform X3 produces the protein MTSLDILEYFEENCCVMRYTTAGQLWNIISPREFVDFSYTVDYKEGLLSCGISLDWSEKRSEFVRGYNHPCGWFCVPLKDSPNRSLLTGYIQTDLRGMIPQSAVDTAMASTLINFYGDLQKALQKA, from the exons ATGACCTCATTGGATATTTTGGAGTACTTTGAAGAG AATTGCTGTGTGATGCGTTATACTACTGCTGGTCAGCTTTGGAATATAATTTCCCCAAGAGAGTTTGTTGACTTCTCCTATACTGTGGACTATAAAGAAGGGCTTTTATCCTGTG GGATAAGTCTTGACTGGAGTGAAAAGAGATCAGAATTTGTTCGTGGATATAACCATCCCTGTGGTTGGTTTTGTGTTCCTCTTAAAGACAGTCCAAACCGGAGTCTTTTGACAGGCTATATTCAGACGGATCTGCGTGGAATGATTCCCCAGTCTGCAGTAGATACAGCCATGGCAAGCACTTTAATCAACTTCTATGGTGATTTACAAAAAGCCTTACAAAAGGCATAA
- the STARD4 gene encoding stAR-related lipid transfer protein 4 isoform X1: MAEPASGRVWTSQGKQMEDLPDAAVLATKLKNTLIQYHSLEDDKWRVAKKMKDVTIWRKPSEEFNGYLFKAQGVIDDVVNSVIDHIRPGPCRLDWDSLMTSLDILEYFEENCCVMRYTTAGQLWNIISPREFVDFSYTVDYKEGLLSCGISLDWSEKRSEFVRGYNHPCGWFCVPLKDSPNRSLLTGYIQTDLRGMIPQSAVDTAMASTLINFYGDLQKALQKA; encoded by the exons ATGGCGGAACCGGCGTCCGGACGCGTGTGGACCTCACAG GGGAAACAAATGGAAGACCTGCCTGATGCAGCTGTTTTGGCGACTAAACTTAAAAACACTCTCATCCAGTACCACAGCCTTGAAGATGACAAGTGGCGAGTtgctaagaaaatg aaaGATGTAACAATTTGGAGGAAACCTTCAGAAGAATTTAATGGATATCT CTTCAAAGCCCAAGGTGTTATAGACGATGTCGTCAATAGTGTAATAGACCATATACGCCCAGGTCCCTGTCGCTTGGATTGGGACAGCTTAATGACCTCATTGGATATTTTGGAGTACTTTGAAGAG AATTGCTGTGTGATGCGTTATACTACTGCTGGTCAGCTTTGGAATATAATTTCCCCAAGAGAGTTTGTTGACTTCTCCTATACTGTGGACTATAAAGAAGGGCTTTTATCCTGTG GGATAAGTCTTGACTGGAGTGAAAAGAGATCAGAATTTGTTCGTGGATATAACCATCCCTGTGGTTGGTTTTGTGTTCCTCTTAAAGACAGTCCAAACCGGAGTCTTTTGACAGGCTATATTCAGACGGATCTGCGTGGAATGATTCCCCAGTCTGCAGTAGATACAGCCATGGCAAGCACTTTAATCAACTTCTATGGTGATTTACAAAAAGCCTTACAAAAGGCATAA
- the STARD4 gene encoding stAR-related lipid transfer protein 4 isoform X4: MRYTTAGQLWNIISPREFVDFSYTVDYKEGLLSCGISLDWSEKRSEFVRGYNHPCGWFCVPLKDSPNRSLLTGYIQTDLRGMIPQSAVDTAMASTLINFYGDLQKALQKA; encoded by the exons ATGCGTTATACTACTGCTGGTCAGCTTTGGAATATAATTTCCCCAAGAGAGTTTGTTGACTTCTCCTATACTGTGGACTATAAAGAAGGGCTTTTATCCTGTG GGATAAGTCTTGACTGGAGTGAAAAGAGATCAGAATTTGTTCGTGGATATAACCATCCCTGTGGTTGGTTTTGTGTTCCTCTTAAAGACAGTCCAAACCGGAGTCTTTTGACAGGCTATATTCAGACGGATCTGCGTGGAATGATTCCCCAGTCTGCAGTAGATACAGCCATGGCAAGCACTTTAATCAACTTCTATGGTGATTTACAAAAAGCCTTACAAAAGGCATAA